From a region of the Mycobacteroides saopaulense genome:
- a CDS encoding cystathionine beta-synthase, giving the protein MRIAQHVSDLIGNTPLVRLNSVVPEGYATVAAKIEYLNPGGSSKDRIAVKMIEAAEEAGLLKPGGTIVEPTSGNTGVGLALVAQRKGYRCVFVCPDKVSEDKRNVLRAYGAEVVVCPTAVPPEHPDSYYNVSDRLVREIEGAWKPDQYSNPNGPASHYETTGPEIWADTDGKITHFVAGVGTGGTITGAGRYLKEVSGGRAIGEVKVVGADPEGSVYSGGTGRPYLVEGVGEDFWPTAYDPSVVDEVIAVSDADSFEMTRRLAREEGLLVGGSCGMAVVAAIRLAEKVGPDGLVVVLLPDGGRGYLSKVFNDAWMSSYGFLRSRLDGSISEPTVGDVLRGKSGALPDLVHTHPSETVRDAIEILREYGVSQMPVVGAEPPVMAGEVAGSVSERELLSAVFEGRAQLADAVSQHMSPPLPLVGSGEPLSTAGSMLRDTDAVMVVDEGKPVGVITRHDLLGFVSSGRGVRL; this is encoded by the coding sequence ATGCGCATCGCCCAGCATGTCTCGGATCTGATCGGCAACACCCCCCTCGTCCGGCTCAACTCGGTGGTGCCCGAGGGATACGCGACGGTGGCCGCCAAGATCGAATACCTCAATCCCGGCGGCAGCTCCAAGGACCGCATCGCCGTCAAGATGATCGAGGCTGCCGAGGAGGCGGGCCTGCTCAAGCCCGGCGGCACCATCGTCGAACCCACGTCGGGTAACACCGGCGTCGGATTGGCGCTGGTCGCGCAGCGCAAGGGTTATCGCTGCGTATTCGTGTGCCCGGACAAGGTCAGCGAGGACAAGCGGAATGTGTTGCGGGCCTATGGTGCCGAGGTCGTGGTGTGCCCCACGGCCGTTCCGCCGGAGCACCCCGACAGCTACTACAACGTCTCGGACCGGCTGGTGCGTGAGATCGAGGGCGCCTGGAAGCCCGATCAGTACTCCAATCCGAACGGCCCCGCCAGTCACTACGAGACCACCGGCCCGGAGATCTGGGCCGATACCGACGGCAAGATCACCCATTTCGTCGCCGGGGTGGGCACCGGCGGAACCATCACCGGCGCGGGCCGGTACCTCAAGGAGGTCTCCGGGGGCCGCGCAATAGGCGAGGTGAAGGTCGTCGGTGCCGATCCGGAGGGATCCGTCTACTCCGGTGGTACGGGCCGCCCGTACCTCGTCGAGGGTGTGGGAGAGGACTTTTGGCCCACCGCGTACGACCCCAGCGTGGTCGACGAGGTGATCGCGGTATCGGATGCGGACTCGTTCGAGATGACTCGCCGCCTCGCCCGCGAAGAGGGCCTGCTGGTCGGCGGATCCTGCGGCATGGCGGTGGTCGCGGCAATTCGTTTGGCGGAGAAGGTCGGACCCGACGGTCTGGTGGTGGTGCTGCTTCCCGACGGCGGACGCGGATATCTGTCCAAGGTGTTCAACGACGCCTGGATGTCCTCCTATGGATTCCTGCGCAGCCGTCTGGACGGCAGCATCTCCGAGCCCACCGTCGGCGACGTGCTGCGTGGAAAGTCGGGGGCGCTACCGGATTTGGTGCATACCCACCCGTCGGAGACTGTCCGCGACGCCATCGAGATCCTGCGGGAGTACGGGGTGTCGCAGATGCCGGTCGTCGGTGCCGAACCGCCCGTGATGGCCGGCGAGGTGGCCGGCTCGGTGTCCGAAAGAGAGCTGCTGTCAGCGGTATTCGAGGGCCGGGCACAACTCGCCGACGCGGTGTCTCAGCACATGAGTCCGCCGTTGCCGCTGGTGGGCTCCGGTGAGCCGCTGAGCACCGCGGGGTCCATGTTGCGCGACACCGATGCGGTCATGGTCGTGGACGAAGGCAAGCCCGTCGGCGTCATTACCCGCCACGACCTGCTGGGATTCGTTTCCTCGGGTAGGGGCGTACGGCTCTGA